The following are encoded together in the Zingiber officinale cultivar Zhangliang chromosome 8A, Zo_v1.1, whole genome shotgun sequence genome:
- the LOC122009373 gene encoding VIN3-like protein 2, translated as MGRERKYTGVSKPKMIEHLLKLVSRNIGKEDIASPLSIIPKSQNGLKKKRKKEIAIQIAPDITTHAMVKVTEEHNTTLICQNPACRATLTLDVGYCKRCSCCICHHYDDNKDPSLWLFCNSDPPYRGKSCGMSCHLKCALKHEKAGILKTGCSPKLDASFYCVCCGKANWLIGCWRKQMLAAKEARRVDVLCERLFLSHKMLKGTECYKELQSVVNLAVRILKKEVGPLAKVSTVMARGIVNRLNCGAEVQRLCASALEVADSLLTTSSDLPNAPVGKGFQAFHIDFEDISPFSVVVSLQSQDDMFEENIIGCSLWYRKYDEVSYPEEPTCLVLRPDTKIMISGLSPTTEYYFRVSPFSSIKELGKWEAKCVTQGLIGNSGQCSTRNSGSAYIGEEFILFSKKEQDMVELPMIIRSDSQKGSTNNSDNNHANHHKVLPSEDASDNNERHLTLPSSLGPCEANANDTPDSDSKKESAERQYEYCVKVIRWLECEGHMEKEFRVKFLTWFSLKATPQERRVVSTFIDVLIDEPESLVAQLMDAFMDGICTGEKPLLHKGLCTRLWH; from the exons ATGGGAAGAGAAAGGAAGTACACTGGAGTAAGCAAGCCTAAGATGATTGAACATTTGCTTAAGCTAGTTTCTCGAAATATTGGAAAAGAAGATATAGCAAGCCCTTTATCGATCATACCAAAGAGTCAAAACGgattgaagaagaaaaggaaaaaagaaattgcGATACAGATTGCTCCTGATATAACAACTCATGCTATGGTGAAAGTCACAGAAGAGCACAACACCACCTTAATCTGCCAAAATCCAGCTTGTCGAGCCACATTAACTCTAGACGTCGGATACTGTAAGCGATGTTCTTGCTGCATCTGCCATCATTACGATGACAACAAGGATCCTAGTCTATGGTTATTTTGCAATTCAGATCCTCCTTATCGTGGAAAATCATGTGGTATGTCATGCCACTTGAAATGTGCCCTTAAGCATGAAAAAGCTGGCATATTGAAGACTGGGTGTTCCCCAAAATTGGATGCCAGCTTCTATTGTGTTTGCTGTGGGAAAGCAAATTGGCTGATCGG ATGCTGGCGAAAACAGATGCTCGCTGCAAAGGAGGCTAGGCGAGTTGATGTATTATGTGAGCGCTTATTTCTGTCTCACAAAATGCTCAAAGGAACTGAATGCTACAAAGAGCTACAAAGTGTTGTCAACTTGGCTGTAAGGATACTCAAGAAAGAAGTTGGACCTCTTGCCAAGGTCTCGACGGTAATGGCACGGGGCATAGTCAACCGACTTAATTGTGGTGCAGAAGTTCAAAGGCTCTGTGCCTCTGCGCTGGAGGTCGCGGACTCCCTACTTACCACTTCTTCTGACCTACCGAATGCTCCTG TTGGTAAAGGCTTCCAAGCATTCCATATTGATTTTGAAGACATATCTCCATTCTCTGTCGTAGTGTCTCTTCAATCCCAAGATGATATGTTCGAAGAAAACATTATAGGTTGTTCGCTTTGGTATCGAAAGTACGATGAAGTAAGCTATCCAGAAGAACCCACCTGCCTTGTACTGAGGCCGGATACGAAGATTATGATATCGGGACTTAGCCCTACAACTGAATATTACTTCAGAGTTTCTCCTTTTAGTAGCATCAAGGAGCTTGGTAAGTGGGAGGCCAAATGTGTGACACAGGGCCTCATTGGCAATAGCGGCCAATGCTCAACCCGGAACTCCGGTAGTGCTTACATTGGCGAagaatttattttgttttcaaaGAAGGAACAGGACATGGTTGAGCTACCAATGATCATTCGATCAGATTCACAGAAAGGTTCAACAAACAACAGTGATAACAACCATGCCAATCACCACAAGGTTTTACCGTCCGAGGATGCCAGTGACAACAACGAAAGGCATTTAACACTGCCATCAAGTTTGGGGCCTTGTGAGGCGAATGCCAATGACACACCGGATTCTGACAGCAAGAAGGAATCAGCAGAGAGACAGTACGAGTATTGCGTCAAGGTGATCAGATGGCTGGAATGCGAGGGGCACATGGAGAAGGAGTTCCGGGTGAAGTTCCTCACTTGGTTCAGTCTGAAAGCTACCCCTCAGGAACGAAGGGTTGTTAGCACGTTCATCGATGTTCTGATCGACGAACCTGAGAGTCTGGTGGCCCAACTGATGGATGCTTTCATGGATGGCATATGCACAGGGGAGAAACCATTGCTGCACAAAGGATTATGCACAAGGCTTTGGCACTAA